A single region of the Nocardioides ochotonae genome encodes:
- a CDS encoding GNAT family N-acetyltransferase: protein MSEQPQVVPAGGPGEPVVELFEDPAAFLAVAEPVLGEAPVLTTVVATVTRRAVEHGGVVSSGPVWWAVVRDGPGEGAAVLGVAMRTLPIAPHWVYVLPMQPAAARALARALHARGEEVTAVNGATPAARDLAEELARLGGGVVRVEEHVRLHLLGDLVEPAPVPGRLRVADRDDLALALAWFAAFEGDAARQAGRDPHPAPPELSDVDAMRQRIDQGRVWLWEDEQGRVVHLSAANPPAYGVARIGPVFTPPEQRGRGWASNAVAEVSRMLRAQGNEVCLFTDQANPTSNGVYARLGFRPVVDLENLRIDPQPRDGPRDGPR from the coding sequence ATGAGCGAGCAGCCACAGGTCGTGCCGGCCGGCGGCCCGGGGGAGCCGGTGGTCGAGCTCTTCGAGGACCCGGCGGCGTTCCTGGCCGTCGCCGAGCCGGTACTCGGCGAGGCGCCGGTGCTGACGACGGTCGTGGCCACGGTGACCCGGCGCGCGGTCGAGCACGGCGGCGTCGTCTCCTCCGGGCCGGTGTGGTGGGCGGTTGTCCGGGACGGGCCGGGGGAGGGCGCGGCGGTGCTCGGGGTGGCGATGCGGACCCTGCCGATCGCGCCGCACTGGGTCTACGTGCTGCCGATGCAGCCCGCCGCGGCGCGGGCGCTGGCCCGGGCCCTGCATGCCCGCGGCGAGGAGGTCACGGCCGTCAACGGCGCCACGCCTGCCGCGCGTGACCTGGCCGAGGAGCTCGCCCGGCTGGGCGGCGGCGTGGTACGGGTCGAGGAGCACGTGCGGCTGCACCTGCTCGGCGACCTCGTCGAGCCCGCTCCGGTGCCCGGCCGGCTGCGGGTGGCCGACCGGGACGATCTCGCCCTGGCGCTGGCGTGGTTCGCGGCGTTCGAGGGCGACGCGGCCCGCCAGGCCGGCCGCGATCCGCATCCCGCGCCACCGGAGCTGAGCGACGTGGACGCGATGCGCCAACGGATCGACCAGGGCCGGGTGTGGCTGTGGGAGGACGAGCAGGGACGGGTGGTGCACCTGAGCGCCGCGAACCCGCCGGCGTACGGCGTGGCCCGGATCGGCCCGGTCTTCACCCCGCCCGAGCAGCGCGGTCGCGGCTGGGCCAGCAACGCGGTCGCCGAGGTCTCGCGGATGCTGCGGGCCCAGGGCAACGAGGTGTGCCTGTTCACCGACCAGGCCAACCCGACCTCGAACGGCGTCTACGCCAGGCTCGGGTTCCGCCCGGTGGTCGACCTGGAGAACCTGCGCATCGACCCTCAGCCGCGTGACGGGCCGCGTGACGGGCCGCGATAG
- a CDS encoding flavodoxin family protein: MRLGVVMGTGHGTAGTTGRLVEELVERMRIHGPVEVGVVATDDLGLGPSCPACLACMTEGEQACPSYDRAAPARQVMDDADLVLFATPVHSFHVSATMKRFVDHFAYLIHRPAYVGKPAALLSTAAGAGHDAALGYLQTAVRRWGFHTVGQLGVNGPGLAKAPYRARVDADLEDLAATLREAATHPVEPRPTTADLIGFRVARLLVEGGREEGPVDAAYWHERGWFEADWFSDAPVPRLPNRIAGMVEKKIRKGIAEGSAKPYRGPSRGPSRG, translated from the coding sequence ATGCGCCTGGGCGTGGTGATGGGCACGGGGCACGGCACGGCGGGGACCACCGGCCGGCTGGTCGAGGAACTGGTCGAGCGGATGCGCATCCACGGGCCGGTCGAGGTGGGCGTCGTGGCCACCGACGACCTCGGGCTCGGGCCGAGCTGCCCGGCGTGCCTGGCCTGCATGACCGAGGGCGAGCAGGCGTGCCCCTCCTACGACCGCGCGGCGCCCGCGCGGCAGGTGATGGACGACGCCGACCTGGTGCTGTTCGCGACGCCGGTGCACTCCTTCCACGTCTCGGCGACGATGAAGCGGTTCGTCGACCACTTCGCCTACCTCATCCACCGCCCGGCGTACGTCGGCAAGCCCGCCGCCCTGCTCTCCACCGCCGCGGGCGCGGGCCATGACGCCGCGCTGGGCTACCTGCAGACCGCGGTGCGCCGCTGGGGCTTCCACACCGTCGGTCAGCTCGGCGTCAACGGTCCCGGCCTGGCCAAGGCGCCGTACCGGGCCCGGGTGGACGCCGACCTCGAGGACCTGGCCGCCACCCTGCGCGAGGCGGCGACCCACCCGGTCGAGCCGCGCCCCACGACCGCCGACCTGATCGGCTTCCGCGTCGCCCGGCTGCTGGTCGAGGGCGGCCGCGAGGAGGGCCCGGTCGACGCGGCGTACTGGCACGAGCGCGGCTGGTTCGAGGCCGACTGGTTCAGCGACGCCCCGGTCCCGCGGCTGCCCAACCGGATCGCGGGGATGGTGGAGAAGAAGATCCGCAAGGGGATCGCCGAGGGGTCGGCCAAGCCCTATCGCGGCCCGTCACGCGGCCCGTCACGCGGCTGA
- a CDS encoding NAD(P)-dependent alcohol dehydrogenase, giving the protein MQTTVALVESPGQEFTLSEVELDDPRPDEVLVRIVATGLCHTDVTMRSMLPAEMFPNVFGHEGTGVVERVGAEVSGIEVGDHVVLSLRSCRTCAACRAGHVGHCEQTLVLNYLGYRPDGSTTHHRAGQPVLGSFFGQSSFARHAIAHPDNCVVVDPSLDLTLLAPYGCAFQTGAGTVLNVLRPGPGDSLVVHGAGAVGLAAIAAAVAEGVDTVVAVDLLPSRLEAAAALGATPLDPSTLQGASVVDRLRELTGGGATYAIDTTAAPSVVREAMQALAPRGTLVALGLGAEEYAVDAVDLLQGGKTLTSSVEGDSDPLEMVPRLVAMREAGRFDLDHLVTTYPFADINRAVEDLHAGRVVKAVLVW; this is encoded by the coding sequence ATGCAGACCACCGTCGCGCTCGTCGAGTCCCCCGGCCAGGAGTTCACCCTCAGCGAGGTCGAGCTCGACGACCCGCGACCCGATGAGGTGCTGGTCCGCATCGTCGCGACCGGCCTGTGCCACACCGACGTCACGATGCGCAGCATGCTGCCGGCCGAGATGTTCCCGAACGTCTTCGGCCACGAGGGCACCGGCGTCGTGGAGCGCGTCGGCGCCGAGGTCAGCGGGATCGAGGTGGGCGACCACGTGGTCCTCAGCCTGCGCTCGTGCCGCACCTGCGCGGCCTGCCGGGCCGGGCACGTCGGGCACTGCGAGCAGACCCTGGTCCTCAACTACCTGGGCTACCGCCCGGACGGGTCGACCACCCACCACCGCGCCGGCCAGCCGGTGCTCGGCTCGTTCTTCGGCCAGTCCTCCTTCGCCCGCCATGCGATCGCCCACCCGGACAACTGCGTGGTCGTCGACCCGTCCCTGGACCTGACCCTGCTCGCGCCGTACGGCTGCGCGTTCCAGACCGGCGCCGGCACCGTGCTCAACGTGCTGCGCCCGGGGCCCGGGGACAGCCTGGTCGTGCACGGCGCCGGCGCGGTAGGCCTGGCCGCGATCGCCGCCGCGGTCGCGGAGGGCGTCGACACCGTGGTCGCCGTCGACCTCCTCCCCTCGCGCCTCGAGGCAGCCGCCGCGCTCGGCGCGACACCCCTCGACCCCTCGACCCTCCAGGGCGCCTCGGTCGTCGACCGGCTGCGCGAGCTGACCGGCGGCGGCGCGACGTACGCCATCGACACCACCGCGGCCCCCTCGGTCGTGCGCGAGGCGATGCAGGCACTGGCCCCGCGCGGCACCCTGGTCGCGCTCGGGCTCGGCGCCGAGGAGTACGCCGTCGACGCGGTCGACCTGCTCCAGGGCGGCAAGACGCTCACCTCGTCGGTCGAGGGCGACTCCGACCCGCTGGAGATGGTGCCGCGCCTGGTCGCGATGCGGGAGGCCGGCCGCTTCGACCTCGACCACCTGGTGACGACCTACCCGTTCGCCGACATCAACCGGGCCGTCGAGGACCTGCACGCCGGCCGCGTCGTCAAGGCGGTCCTGGTCTGGTGA
- the folC gene encoding bifunctional tetrahydrofolate synthase/dihydrofolate synthase: MSQTPDAPDGPRFAQTFDEVEDALLSRWPETRLEPSLDRIRAFVDLLGDPQHTYPVIHLTGTNGKTSTSRMIDALLRALDLRTGRFTSPHVERMSERISIDGEPLPDEDFVRAFNDVAPYTHLVDAASEHPLSFFEVVVAMAFAAFSDAPVEAAVVEVGMGGSWDATNVADAAVAVVLPIALDHARYLGGTPAEIAVEKAGIIKPGSTVVIAEQQPDVAVVLLERATEVGATVAREGMEFGVVHRVPAVGGQLVTLQGLRGRYEDLFLPLHGAHQAQNAAVALAAVEAFIGGEEPLADDVVRRAFAEVTSPGRLEVVRRSPTIVLDAAHNPHGAEALGAALEDSFAFDPLIGVIGVMGDKDAEGLLAALEPRLAHVVCTRASTDRATDPEALGEIAREIFGEDRVSVVPRLADALDVAAGLAESGEGQRSSVGTGAVLVTGSVITVGEARTLLGGAK; this comes from the coding sequence ATGAGCCAGACCCCCGATGCCCCCGACGGGCCACGTTTCGCCCAGACCTTCGACGAGGTCGAGGACGCCCTGCTGTCCCGGTGGCCCGAGACCCGGCTCGAGCCCTCGCTCGACCGGATCCGCGCCTTCGTCGACCTGCTCGGCGACCCCCAGCACACCTACCCGGTCATCCACCTGACCGGCACCAACGGCAAGACCTCCACCTCGCGGATGATCGATGCGCTGCTGCGCGCGCTCGACCTGCGCACCGGCCGGTTCACCAGCCCGCACGTGGAGCGGATGAGCGAGCGGATCAGCATCGACGGCGAGCCGCTGCCCGACGAGGACTTCGTGCGCGCCTTCAACGACGTCGCGCCGTACACCCACCTCGTCGACGCGGCCAGCGAGCACCCCCTGTCGTTCTTCGAGGTCGTGGTCGCGATGGCCTTCGCCGCGTTCTCCGACGCCCCGGTCGAGGCCGCCGTCGTCGAGGTCGGGATGGGCGGCTCGTGGGACGCCACCAACGTCGCCGACGCGGCGGTCGCCGTGGTGCTGCCGATCGCCCTGGACCACGCCCGCTACCTCGGCGGGACGCCCGCCGAGATCGCCGTCGAGAAGGCCGGGATCATCAAGCCCGGCTCGACGGTGGTGATCGCCGAGCAGCAGCCCGACGTGGCCGTCGTGCTGCTGGAGCGCGCCACCGAGGTCGGCGCCACCGTCGCCCGCGAGGGCATGGAGTTCGGTGTCGTCCACCGGGTCCCCGCCGTGGGTGGGCAGCTGGTGACGCTGCAGGGCCTGCGCGGGCGCTACGAGGACCTGTTCCTCCCGCTGCACGGCGCCCACCAGGCGCAGAACGCCGCCGTCGCGCTCGCCGCGGTCGAGGCCTTCATCGGCGGCGAGGAGCCGCTGGCCGACGACGTCGTACGCCGCGCCTTCGCCGAGGTGACCTCCCCGGGTCGCCTCGAGGTCGTGCGCCGCTCGCCGACGATCGTCCTGGACGCCGCCCACAACCCGCACGGCGCCGAGGCGCTGGGCGCGGCGCTGGAGGACTCCTTCGCCTTCGACCCGCTGATCGGCGTGATCGGCGTGATGGGGGACAAGGACGCCGAGGGGCTGCTCGCGGCGCTGGAGCCGCGCCTGGCCCACGTCGTGTGCACGCGTGCATCCACCGACCGCGCCACCGACCCCGAGGCGCTCGGCGAGATCGCCCGCGAGATCTTCGGCGAGGACCGGGTCTCGGTCGTGCCGCGGCTCGCCGACGCCCTCGACGTGGCCGCCGGCCTGGCCGAGTCCGGCGAGGGGCAGCGCTCCTCGGTCGGCACCGGTGCGGTGCTGGTCACCGGGTCGGTCATCACCGTGGGCGAGGCCCGCACTCTCCTGGGAGGAGCCAAGTGA
- a CDS encoding DUF4233 domain-containing protein → MSDETSVNPERTRSPRRGMCAAILALEAIVLGLTTPVMVAVSDVDVASALVVGIGLTVVCLLLAGMLRREWAYAAGWVVQVAAIALGFVVPMMFVLGAIFALLWGTAYFLGKRIERERAAAWAAWDAQQEH, encoded by the coding sequence GTGAGCGACGAGACGTCCGTGAACCCCGAGCGCACCCGCTCCCCGCGCCGCGGCATGTGCGCGGCGATCCTCGCCCTCGAGGCCATCGTCCTGGGCCTGACCACGCCGGTGATGGTGGCGGTCTCCGACGTCGACGTCGCCTCGGCGCTGGTGGTCGGCATCGGCCTGACCGTGGTGTGCCTGCTGCTCGCCGGCATGCTGCGCCGCGAGTGGGCCTACGCCGCCGGCTGGGTCGTGCAGGTCGCGGCGATCGCGCTGGGCTTCGTGGTCCCGATGATGTTCGTGCTCGGCGCGATCTTCGCGCTGCTGTGGGGCACGGCCTACTTCCTCGGCAAGCGCATCGAGCGCGAGCGCGCTGCCGCCTGGGCCGCCTGGGACGCCCAGCAGGAGCACTGA
- the pdxR gene encoding MocR-like pyridoxine biosynthesis transcription factor PdxR, with protein MPPSPALVVTLDRRSARPLGTQLADQVRARITSASLAAGTRLPSSRALAADLGVARSVTEQAYAQLVAEGWLEGRHGSGTFVSAAPPLASTPPTRRTAPAEPGLLRLSTGTPWIDPRHAALWRRAWREVSTARPPAGYDDPRGLPALRAALAERLAHVRGVVCDPDEVLLTAGTTDGLRHALGALPAGPVAVEDPGYRAAAVTVAATGRGVRDVPALEVPDLAGTVAAYVTPAHQHPLGRTMPAAHRVALLASARRAGAVVIEDDYDSELRYDVAPVPALAGLDRERVVYLGTASKSVAPSMRLGWLVAPAGIRERIAHQRAITHDSPPWPVQRALLALLRDGYVDKVVRSARRVYADRAGRVVDALAPYGELTGPVAGMYATFVMPREQALAAHEAGRAAGYDVPLLADQCRTHVRHGLVVGFGGSLDDGQLDHALAVLARALRG; from the coding sequence GTGCCACCCTCCCCCGCCCTCGTGGTGACGCTGGACCGTCGCAGCGCCCGACCGCTCGGCACCCAGCTCGCCGACCAGGTGCGCGCCAGGATCACCTCGGCGAGCCTCGCGGCCGGGACCCGCCTGCCCAGCAGCCGGGCGCTCGCGGCCGACCTCGGGGTCGCACGGTCGGTGACCGAGCAGGCCTACGCCCAGCTGGTCGCCGAGGGGTGGCTGGAGGGACGCCACGGGTCCGGAACCTTCGTGTCCGCCGCGCCGCCGCTCGCGAGCACCCCGCCCACCCGGCGTACCGCTCCGGCGGAGCCTGGCCTGCTGCGGCTCAGCACCGGCACCCCGTGGATCGACCCCCGCCACGCCGCGCTGTGGCGCCGCGCCTGGCGCGAGGTCTCCACCGCGCGTCCGCCGGCCGGGTACGACGACCCGCGCGGCCTCCCCGCGCTGCGCGCCGCGTTGGCCGAGCGGCTCGCGCACGTCCGCGGGGTCGTCTGCGACCCCGACGAGGTGCTGCTCACCGCCGGCACCACCGACGGGCTGCGCCACGCGCTCGGCGCCCTGCCCGCGGGCCCGGTCGCCGTGGAGGACCCGGGCTATCGCGCCGCCGCGGTGACCGTGGCCGCCACCGGGCGCGGGGTCCGCGATGTGCCCGCCCTGGAGGTGCCCGACCTCGCCGGGACGGTCGCGGCGTACGTCACCCCCGCACACCAGCACCCGCTCGGACGCACCATGCCCGCCGCCCACCGGGTCGCGCTGCTGGCGAGCGCCCGCCGCGCCGGCGCGGTCGTGATCGAGGACGACTACGACTCCGAGCTGCGCTACGACGTCGCGCCGGTGCCTGCGCTCGCCGGCCTCGACCGCGAGCGCGTCGTCTACCTCGGCACCGCCAGCAAGTCGGTCGCGCCGAGCATGCGGCTGGGCTGGCTGGTCGCGCCGGCGGGGATCCGCGAGCGCATCGCGCACCAGCGCGCGATCACCCACGACTCACCGCCGTGGCCGGTGCAGCGCGCGCTCCTCGCCCTGCTGCGCGACGGCTACGTCGACAAGGTGGTCCGCTCCGCGCGCCGGGTGTACGCCGACCGCGCGGGCCGCGTGGTCGACGCGCTCGCGCCGTACGGCGAGCTCACCGGGCCGGTCGCGGGGATGTACGCGACGTTCGTGATGCCGCGCGAGCAGGCGCTGGCCGCACACGAGGCCGGCCGCGCGGCGGGCTACGACGTACCCCTGCTGGCCGACCAGTGCCGCACCCACGTCCGACACGGACTGGTCGTGGGCTTCGGTGGCTCCCTGGACGACGGTCAGCTCGACCACGCACTCGCGGTCCTGGCCCGCGCGCTGCGCGGCTGA